The region CCCTGCCTCTGTACGTGCCCCTCGCATAGACATCAAAGGAGCTACCCCCTTCGGCTTGTAGTGCAATATTAGTCGCGAAGTAGTCGCCACCCTGCATCAGACCATAGGTAACAGCTTGGCAAGGGGTAAACTTAAGAATCTCCCGTACATTGGCATCGTCATGGCAGGCCACGAGTAGGCCATCTGGCGGCAGCACCCCCACAAAGCGCCGAAAGGCGGCGACCACATGGCTGAGGTCACCGAAGTAGTCAAGATGGTCCGCATCTATGTTTAGGATGATGCCCACGTGCGGCTTTAAGGCCAAGAATGTTTCTACATACTCGCAGGCCTCCGCGACAAAAAACTCGCCCCCGCCCACTTTAACATTGCCGCCTAGGGCGTCAAGCTCGCCCCCGATCAGTACCGTAGGGTTCTTATCCGCCTGCTCGAGCATTAGCCCAAGCAGCGCCGTGGTCGTCGTCTTGCCGTGTGAGCCGCTTACCGCAATGCCTACCTTAGCCTCGCCCATAAGCGCACCTAAAAACTCCGCACGGCTTAAAACGGGCACGCCCATGGCGCGCGCCCTTACTAGCTCAGGGTTATCTGGCTTAATGGCGGCTGTGTAGACGACCATGTCTGCCCCCTCCACATAGGCGCTCGCATGCCCTTGGTAGAGGCAGGCGCCCCTCTCGCCCAGCCGCGCCGTGAGCGGCGAGTGCTTAAGGTCAGAGCCGGAGACCTTGTGGCCGCGTTTTTGCATAATGAGTGCCAGCGCGCTCATCGAAATGCCGTCTATGCCAATAAA is a window of Bacillota bacterium DNA encoding:
- the murC gene encoding UDP-N-acetylmuramate--L-alanine ligase — protein: MSALALIMQKRGHKVSGSDLKHSPLTARLGERGACLYQGHASAYVEGADMVVYTAAIKPDNPELVRARAMGVPVLSRAEFLGALMGEAKVGIAVSGSHGKTTTTALLGLMLEQADKNPTVLIGGELDALGGNVKVGGGEFFVAEACEYVETFLALKPHVGIILNIDADHLDYFGDLSHVVAAFRRFVGVLPPDGLLVACHDDANVREILKFTPCQAVTYGLMQGGDYFATNIALQAEGGSSFDVYARGTYRGRVCLKVNGRHNILNSLACLAVGDYLGLPWASMSETLRTFVGTHRRFELKACFNGATVIDDYAHHPTEIIATLSAARDIAKGRIITVFQPHTYTRTKSLLSDFAKSFAEADEVIIVPIYAAREKDIYGVSSLDLVAQISLVHANVRYCGSLAAAASYLATHLQPDEMLITMGAGDVHMVGEMLLGEGDAPK